From one Lotus japonicus ecotype B-129 chromosome 3, LjGifu_v1.2 genomic stretch:
- the LOC130744436 gene encoding secreted RxLR effector protein 161-like translates to MSTPMYPNTVLDKNDESSPVDPTSYRGMIGSLLYLTSCRPDIMFSVCLCARFHVNPQQSHLSAVKRIFRYLIGPANVGLLYEKGSDFRLSGYCDADYAGDRVERKSTSGGCHFLGNCLVSWSSKRQSTISLSTAEVEYVAASSCCTQLLWVKHQLEDYNIHEDHIPLLCDNTSAINIAKNPVQHSRTKHIEI, encoded by the coding sequence ATGAGTACTCCTATGTACCCAAACACTGTTCTAGACAAGAATGATGAAAGCTCACCGGTCGATCCAACATCGTACCGTGGAATGATAGGATCTCTCTTGTACCTTACTTCATGTAGACCTGACATTATGTTCAGTGTTTGCCTATGTGCCAGATTCCATGTAAACCCTCAACAATCTCATCTCAGTGCGGTTAAACGAATATTTAGATACCTAATAGGTCCTGCTAATGTTGGTCTGTTATATGAGAAAGGTAGTGATTTCAGGCTGAGTGGATACTGTGATGCTgactatgctggagatagagttgAGCGAAAAAGCACcagtggaggatgtcactttctaGGAAACTGTTTAGTTTCCTGGTCTAGCAAAAGACAAAGCACCATATCCCTATCCACTGCTGAAGTTGAGTACGTAGCAGCTAGCTCTTGTTGCACTCAACTTCTCTGGGTCAAGCATCAACTTGAAGACTACAACATCCATGAAGATCACATACCTTTACtatgtgataacacaagtgctATAAATATAGCGAAAAATCCAGTTCAACACTCaaggacaaagcacattgaAATATAG